TGCCGCTGGTTGACGTCGCGGGCCGCCTTCACGATCGGCATCTCGAGGTTGTACTCGCTCGCGGTGGCCACCAGGGCCTTGGTGTCCTTGCCGAAGCAGGAGCCGCCCCAGCCGACGCCCGGCTGCAGGAACCGGGAGCCGATCCGCTGGTCCAGGCCCATGCCGCGGGCCACCTCGGTGATGTCCGCGCCGACCTTGGCGGCCAGCTGGCCGATCTCGTTCACGTAGCTGATCTTGAGGGCCAGGAACGCGTTGGCCGCGTACTTGATCAGCTCGGCCGAGGCCAGGTCGGTGGAGACCAGCGGGACCGCCGTGGCGTCCTCCGGCCGGGGCAGGAAGGTGGGCGGGGTGAAGGTCTGGTTGATGATCGGCCGGTAGAGCCGGTTCAGCACCTCGAGGCTGCGCGGGTTGTCCGAGCCGATCACGATCCGGTCCGGGAACAGGGTGTCGGCGATCGCGTTGCCCTCGCGCAGGAACTCCGGGTTCGAGGCGACGGCGAACTCGACGCCGGCCGGCCGGGCCGCGCGCTGCGCGAACGACTCGCGCAGGATCGCGTCCACCCAGTTGCCGCTGCCGATCGGCACCGTCGACTTGTTCACCACGACGGTGAAGTCGTGGTCCAGCGACTGGGCCACGCTCTCCGCGGCCGAGCGCAGGAAGCGCAGGTCCGGGCTGCCGTCGGCGGCGGACGGGGTCTGCACCGCCACGAACACCACGTCGGCGCCGGGCACGCCCTCGGCGTAGCTGGTGGTGAACCTCAGGTTGGCCGCCGCCTCGGCGAGCAGCTCCTCCATCCCGGGCTCGTAGATCGGGCATTTCCCGGCGCGCAGCATGTCGACCTTGTGCTGGTCGAGATCGACGCAGGTCACCTCGTGCCCGAGGAAGGCCAGGCTGACTCCGGTGGTCAGACCGACA
This window of the Actinoplanes oblitus genome carries:
- a CDS encoding UDP-glucose dehydrogenase family protein produces the protein MKVCVVGTGYVGLTTGVSLAFLGHEVTCVDLDQHKVDMLRAGKCPIYEPGMEELLAEAAANLRFTTSYAEGVPGADVVFVAVQTPSAADGSPDLRFLRSAAESVAQSLDHDFTVVVNKSTVPIGSGNWVDAILRESFAQRAARPAGVEFAVASNPEFLREGNAIADTLFPDRIVIGSDNPRSLEVLNRLYRPIINQTFTPPTFLPRPEDATAVPLVSTDLASAELIKYAANAFLALKISYVNEIGQLAAKVGADITEVARGMGLDQRIGSRFLQPGVGWGGSCFGKDTKALVATASEYNLEMPIVKAARDVNQRQRAIAVERLQDELRILKGRKIGLLGLAFKPNTDDLRDAPALDIASLLLARGARVKLHDPIAGERFRREHPELAPYLSETLDGVFDDCDAVVLVTEWAQYLELDWGKFVGLMRNPLVLDGRHALDGDRMRRLGFKYVAVAG